The segment TATCCACTATCAAACAGCAGACAGTCTGTTTGAAGCGTGTGGTGCGCTTTGGGTCAGACACCGCTTCACCAATACAGCAGGACTTTAACTATCTCACCCAGTTGCCTTATTGACAGTTTCTCCTGCTACCTCTCTAATCCATCCTGCCCGTCCAATTAGCGTCCAGGACTGACGTCTGCTGAATATGAATCCTCCGCTGATCCAATCGGGAGCCTGGGAGCCTCCGCGGCACGGACTTGTCCACTCGGTGCTGCTTCTTCCACTCCAGAATAAAAACTTTGCCTGGACCTTTAGGCAACCCCGTCAGGAACTACTATTATCACTCATCAGTAGCAGCAGCCCGGGACAGCCAGGGAGCCGCCGGTGCGCTCTAAACCTTCTTCCACTGGAGTTAACTATGGCCGCAGAGCCCAGGAACCGGACTGAGGATTAATTGGGTTCCTGTGCCaccgggtttttttttttagcatgagAGACAGATCCCCGCTCCGGGATCAAGCCCTTCATGGACAGACAGAGTGCGCAGAGTGCGGTCGGCTCATGTAGATGAAGTGGCCATGGAGAGAAGGAACTGTGGAGTCCAGCAGATCTGCACtctgactctgctgctgctctccctcTATCCGCTCTACTGCCGAGCCAGCTGGATGTGAGTATGAACGCCTTCGGGCTGTTGGCGTGGCCGTGTGCTTTGAGGTGAAATAACTGGTTGCACGCCGCTCTCCAAATGACTTTTGCGCAATTCATTTTGGGGACTCCCGATTCAGTCCAAAGtccgttcaaaaatctgtcaaattgGTGGTTTCATGCTTATCGGCCCAGGCACATACCGCTTAAAATATGACTCAAGATATTTTCTCAATCAATAGGATctactcttcaattcggcatatatATAACACACAAAGTAGCacttatttaaataaaatatcaacttttggAACGGGTTCGCCTGTTATTCCCTCAATTTCCCCCCTACCTAAATACACCGTGGCGGGTGGaagcgagcagtgtgaaccaattatAAAAGTcgatttttttattgaaatagaTGCAGGTtggtatattatatatatgccGAATTGTAAAGTGGCTCTTAAGATTCCGGAAAATATCTTGAGCCATGTTTTTCAAAGTATAGGCAGTTGtcgacaaacaaaacaacaagaaaacgGAGATTTTTAAATAGAAGTCCGCAAcacgttctctccatacaagagagaacGGCACGTATCGCGGCTATAGGGCCTGGATGCATTGTAATAACTGTCTcttgctgtgctgctgtgtgtctcaGGTGGTTGGGAATAACGTCGGCGGGAGTACCGGAGAAGCTGGGCTGCGCCAACCTCCCGTTAACCCACAAGCAGCGGGATCTGTGCAAGAGGAGGCCGTTCCTGCTGCCCAGCATCCGCGACGGAGCGCGCCTGGGCATCGCCGAGTGCCAGAGCCAGTTCAGAGACGAGCGGTGGAACTGCTCGACCACCGCCGCTCCGTCCGTGTTCGGCTACGAGTTGACAAGCGGTGAGGCTGCTTATGTTTAAATAACCCCGATTTTTTTATGGTcaattttctgtcttttattaatttttttcccctgctgtaGGCctatcctattacttttgctgctgcagcggccCAATTGCATCATTAACagtttcatcttctcttctcttctcttctcttctcttctctcttctgtgtgatttacaagaaaaaataaatagccTATTTCTGGCATATTTTCCGTTTTCTTTAATTTGTTCGTTTTTGTTTAtcgtggggtttttttttgccatgtttGTTAATCCAGTTTTCAATTAGGCTACATAAGCATTTGATTTAAATTACAAATGACAGCAGGCTATTTTCACCTGCACCCATTCTAAATTTAACACCTTGGTTCATTTAGCCTACCAGTAGCCACACGGATCTGATGTGCGTAACTGGTGGCTTCAGTCAATATCATGTTGTATAATGTTGTATAATTCATTTCTCGTGGTGGACTGGAGTGATGACAATGTATTGTGTCGGTCAGAGatggtgatttgatttgtgCAGCAGCTGTAGGCCTGAAGCGCCGCGGTGAGCAGCGCACATCTGCTCCGGTTTCAACCGTTTCAGCAGCGCTTTCTCCACGGTCAGACGTTGCCTTTGAACAGAGAACTGATCTCCAACCAGCGGGATTGTCCTAATTGCGAAAGCCGTATGGTCCACATGTAACACAAGACCCGGTTTCTTTGTTTTAAAGATTCCAGATCTGGGACGTTGGTTCCCATTGTGTCTCTGGTTTAGCTGTTAAAACAATTGaacttattttttctctctcctccgcccCGCCGTCATATTCAATCGGTCCTCtaattgaaaaacaaataaatgtgttgAGGTAGTTTTGTTTTGGTAAAGATAGTTCACAACTTTAAACTAACCATGGTGCAGTTTTAGTCCGAGAGGCTATAAAATGGTGATAAGATGATTTTGTCCCATGACTGCAGATGTTTCCTTTTATATGTTCTAATCAAATCAGAGGATTTTTATATAATTATGTTTCAGGAGAATTCCTCTCTGCTAACATTTGCACCAAATTCCATCCTTAAACTTCAATGGCCCAACGATATTTTGCCAATACATTTTCAGATTCAAATAGAATAGTCAATTCTCTCCATTAGAATGAGATATTGTCGTCACATAGAGATCTATCAAAGTTCAACCTTTGATGTCAAAGgacctactgtatattttatgaTCCAGAGtcatatttgtcatattttatcAATCACATGCTCCAAACTAATCCTGCACATTAATATATCAAAGACCTGTTGTGCATTAAAATTTTGGGTAATTCCAAATAACGTATTAATCATCTTATTAGTAACAGAAATTTCCTTTTTGGGTTGAAATGATTCGTTATGGAATGCATTCATATTGTGGTCAACTACGGTTCCGCCACAAATCAATATAGCCAGCCTACACTACGAACACTATTTTCTATACTTTCTCTTAATACTCATTGACAGCTTACATCAAGCGCTGCCTGCTAAAAACAGAGTAGTTACAGCTGGGAAGTCACTTTTGAACCTACCCTTCACACTCACGGTTCTCATTACCTACCGTCAACTAAACTATGtcaatttcacacacacactgtttaacAACGAAttcaacaataacaactttAACTAAATCATGCCCATAGCTTAATTAACACAACTTATTAATGCTGAACAATGAATGCCGcatggcattctgggaaacatggCGATAGCACTCCGGGACGCCACAATATTACATAGTAACTGTCAAACTGATGTCAGTTATATGAGGATCTTTTagctaaacaaacaaacaaaaaaaaacatcaattaatgcttttttgaaaagatattttactttagtttatagtggtgttttttttcccatgatgATGACCATTTGGATTTTTTACCTTCCttttatttaacactacatCAATACTGGTGATATGGGTTTAATTGATATGAGTTTTTGGAGGCCGATACAATACTGCTATTTTTACACTTAAGTTGCAGATAGCACATATTTTGTGCCTATATTCAATGTCTTAAAATTTGatcgttttcatgccaaaaaatgacaataattcagtgtttcccccagaattttactctTCTCAGGgagtaaaagcctctgaaacaacgtTTAGGccatcatggaacactaaaactcttcactgaAACCAATACAAATGAAATTGTTTGAGGTGGTGAGttaatttacacacacaaaaaaaaacgtttttgaaaaatgaatgaataaaatgtgccaaagaaatacaattttattgttTCTCTGTAGCtttggtcagggaggaacctccatcatatcagcagtggaagACTACTGcccaatatttaataataggTCAATATCAGGCCTATATAAATCAATATATTGATCTAACCCTAATATGTCGCTGTCATTATGTATAGTGAAAGTATAAATATAATTGATTGGTTCTTTGCTGATATGATGATGACTGGCTGGAGGTCATAGATCACCCACTTCTTTATTTACCACTCCATCCATGTGTTAAACTCCTCACTGCTCTCTTGAAAAGCCTTTTCTCTGCCATCTCCCCCTGCTGTGATCAGTAGTATTGTAGTGAGCCTGCCTGTCCACACTTCGCCTCTGAAGTCTGTAACCCGACGCCCCTCTTCTCGGCCGTGGTCAGTTTCCCATGGGACTTTGTGTCTGCCGCCCTCACATCTCACCTCTGTTACTCCTCACACTGTGTACGACAGTAGCTGGCTTTCCATccaagtgtgttttttgttcacAGTATCAAATTGGAAAAGCAGGATGGAAACAGCAAAATTCAACAAAAATGTGCTCAGTATCACATTATGCaatggatatacagtacatttgtgGTGTTTTATAATATCGCcaagttcatttgtttgtttttatctttggaTGAAACgtgaaatatggccaacattagctgataGTGAAGAACAATagcaacttgcccaatactaatcaaatCTTGAAACACAatggcattttattttttgcatttgagagttggatggaaacatcgCTAGGTATGATCCAAAACTGACTCTAAGATGACTATTCTGAAAGCCATATTATTCACTTTCATTATCTGTTTTCAAATCTGccatggctcaggataagaataacgTTGGTCatgatgtaaatgtaaataatgcaaataaatagtTTAGAAAAAAGGATATttattgaattaatttgaaGACTAAGTCGTCACAACTGGACCCGGATTGggcgacagcagcagctcctctaattcaaatgaggtaaacctgctgagtcgAGGCTTGCCAGTTCAAGTGCTGCAAActgggagccaatcaggactgagtccagttgtgatgtgttgtgcATATCCTGGAGTTTGTCTGAAACTGTctggaaaaaaggatggattttcgAAAATGCAGTAACTtgaaatttaaccactcaagcaaaaaaaaaagaaagtttaacaatgtcttcattaaacatctttgatcatatatgtatataaatacagaaacatttatttgaattaCTATAATAGGCCCCCAGGAATGGAACTGTTTGTGATCATTCCTGTCTACTAAAATTACTGGTCAAATAAGTCTCTTTTCAAAGTCAGCAACCAGAAATGAGAATTCATGTGAAGTACTGAATTCATTGTCTGTATGTGGGACTGTAGGAACCAAGGAGACGGCGTTTATCTATGCAGTGATGGCAGCGGGGCTGGTCCATGCCGTCACCCGCTCCTGCAGCCAGGGCAACATGACGGAGTGCGGCTGCGATACCAGGCTGCAGGGCACCGGCTCGCCCACTGAGGGCTGGCACTGGGGCGGCTGCTCCGACCACATCCACTACGGCACCTGGTTCAGCCGCAAGTTCATCGACAATGGCGCCAAGAACGCGTCCTCCGCCAGGGGAGGCTACACCCTGCTCACCATGAACCAGCATAACAGTGAGGCTGGACGCCAGGTGAGACAGATGCACTGCacacaaatgtaaaatgtacaacAAACAAGTGATGaacacacagatgattttggtgttatcatgtaaaggaaaaatccccccttgGATCCTCTTAGATATCATCGATctatgatgttcagtgcattccaggagttattatgtgatgaaatgttgtaatttacttttttagtgtacccactttccgtcaacctgccttgtctacttcaacttcagttagtgattacatttcccagaatgccttttcaACACCCCCAGAGAACTgcgttgcattcagctgttggttttacctgtaggtagagagagtgATAACTAAagtgatagcatagtaagagcaagagataGAGTTTTTCCCGTAGAGAAAAAGCGAgagccccttactcaaaaccaAAACACTCCATGTCTTGTGTCTGCATTGtgttctggtctattgaggctactgtcggtggagaatttggtctctctgcctcttctgtgatggatttctccctgtatgattgatTCAAAATGGTGGCTCCAGAAAGAagcctttgctctttgattctgagggacgaacaccaaaacctgacgtttaccgttgatgttttagattgctgaaacatttaatgctatcaaactccattggagctgctggaaatatctcaacatgacgtctatgtttggccagttatccacaggaataaaagaaaaaaatagaccatcaaacaacaaaatggacccagaaatgcaagattcatcaccaatagctgttttaacTGTTAAAATGTTTAGGATGGATTTGTTCTTTAAAATTTGGTAGATGAAGGGCAGatgaagtgtgtgagagagatttaGGACTCAGATGTACTGCATGTCATATCATCATTAGTCATTTCAGCAGGCATTAGATTCCTAGtgtatgaataaatgaacaaatgatgTGTCTGTTGGAGAACTGAGAGAGACAAACTCAGGCCAATTTGTCTCTGAGatttcaaaatgacagaaaaccataaataataaaattgctactactgatagtactgctgctattttgcacatcctgttaATACGTGATTGCATTTTGCAATGTTCCTTATAACATTTATACAacgatttatgtcagcctaaaaagtgGGTGACTCTTTTCCGCAAATAAAATAGTGGGTAATCTAATTTTTAGACTCAGTTTACCGCCCATTACATCCTTGCCCAGCATGGTACAGTTATACGTATGACCCAAAACACTGGGTTGGGTGTTTGAAACAACTCCAGGTTAGGTTTGACTCTTATTGTTGCTGGATCAGATGCATAACCCAACCATTTTGGGTCAAATCAACTCAATGCAAGGTATGCCCATGATGTGGAGAGTAGGGAGACCGGGGTTCAAAAGCCCCTGTGTCAGTAAGCAtgcatcctgctgaagtgtccttgagcaagacaatgaGTCCATACCAGCTCTGACCTCCCTATGGAGGGGGAcaagacaaaatacaatttCCCTGCAGGGAGCAATGAACTATCACAATATTATTATAGACACATAAAGGCACACACACTTCTcgacacacacagccctccacTGGACACAAAGAAAGCAGTGTATCTGGTGGAAGGTTTAGAAGGTtgaagggagaagagggggcCATCCAAATATCACTGTCAGGCCCTGAGGTTTGtagtcttctctctcccctgcctaAAGTGAGAGGAACACAGTACCTTTTGTTCCATTCGTGTCCAGGGAGCGTATTGTATCAGTGTAACGACTGAACCTAGCGGCTAGGCCTGACTCCTGTAGAGGCTTTTGGAGTCACAGGTCCTAGCAACCATGTCTGGCAGCATCATGGAGGTCATGGAGgttgtgtgcaaataatgacTGAATATAAAACAACAAGGTTAGAAATGAAAGTTTATGGTAAAAGCCCTCTATTTCCACTGTAATTTAGGGTCTTGGGCTGGGATCatgatcaaaatgttgccacGGGATTCAGATTGAAACGTGAACTGACAGTGGAACAGGACTCTTGATCAGAgccaaaaacattatttttttccctcagtgtcctctctctttctcaggccATCGACAAGACAATGTCCACGGACTGTCGCTGCCACGGCGTCTCGGGCTCCTGCGCAGTGAAGACATGCTGGCGCACCATGGCCTCGTTTGAGCGAGTGGGCAACTTCCTGAAGGAGCGCTACGAGAGCAGCGTACAGGTGCTGGACCGCTCCAAGAAGaaggtgaggaggaaggagaaggagcagcGGCATGTGCCCATAGGGAAGGACGAACTCATCTTTTTCAGCAAGTCGCCCAACTACTGCCTGGAGGACAAACGCTGGGGCGTGTCAGGCACACGAGGGCGCCGCTGCAATCGCACCTCTCAAGGACCCGACGGCTGTAACCTGCTGTGCTGCGGTCGAGGTTACAACACGCACGTGGTCCGGCATGTGGAGCGCTGCGAGTGCAAGTTTGTGTGGTGCTGCTACGTTCGCTGCAGGCGCTGTGAGAGCATGAACGACATGCACACCTGTAAATAAGGAGGAGAGATCGAGAAGAGAGGACTCAAAGATAGACAAGACTTATGACTCAAACACCTTAACTCTTGGCCTCCAGTGTTTCCAGGGGAATAGACAAGATGTCAGATATGACTCTCCAATAAATCTGAAAACTGAACTTATTATAGTTTCAGTTTGAGAGAGCTGATGGAGACTTGCGTGTGGTATTTCAGGTGACAGTCAATTCTGTCTGACAGGAGTACAAAGGGAACTCAGACTGCCTGTAGACCTGGGGTGCACTTATTCAGCTCACTGTGAGCGCTGCTTCTCTATGCTTGTGTAGCATATAGTTAATGATAATCAGTGTTATTTAGCTTTAGATTGCTTGATGAATAAGCCAGATTCTCAGATTCTCAGATTCTCAGATTCTCAGATTCTCAGATTTGTTTTTGGCAGGGATGAGAATCAATTGGTGATATGTTTTGAGGACTAAAGTGCTTCAAGATTGCTGAAGAGGTGCTAGATAAATAATATTACATCATCAGCCAGATGACCTAAATATgggactttttttgtttttttacaataaccaattgtattttttaataatGGTGGATAAAGGACATGGGATTGTGAGAAGGGTTAGAAACAACACCTACCATATCAATTAATATTTCTTGGCAACATTTGCAATAGAAAATAACCAGTGAAATgctatgggttttttttgcaataaacAATAATTTATGGATCACCATAACATTTTAATTATAAATACTTTTGGAAAATGGTTATCATGCAAtaataactacagtatataataatTCAGCAAAATTCAGGGCAAGATAAATTTacatgcaaaaggcataagTGCTTCAAGAGAGACTATATAAAACAGAAGTAGTATTTTTGTaaattgtttatattttgtaaatattaaaTTATGCTGTATAATGACAAAAgcctttatctttttttttatatttttgtcagCATATTCCACTACTTTCCAGATTTCTTCTGAGGGCTTGTATTATTAGTCACCTGAAAGTAGGGGTTCTGATCTGTAATCTTTCAGATGGTCTTTCAGAATGTAATGAATGACAAGGATTAAGGAGTTAAGGGGACGAAGTCTGTAGGCCcaggcctcctcttcctctgtttgttTGCTTCACTGGTCCCAAACCTCAACTATAAATGAAGGAAGGTATGGCTGTAATGGGGCAAATTGCTCTCGGTAGGTACATTGGCACAACTCTGGAGATGCTTTTGGTCGGCTGTCCAGCATTCCTCTTGCTGTGTCTAAAAATTCAacctcttccttctctgtctctctcttcccctttcttgcttctctcttcttttactCCCCACACTCCCCCCCATCGCCGTCATCCTCCTCTGAATGAAAGACTGTGATATGTGAGAAGTGGCAATGCTGCGTTAAATGCCGGGAGTGTTTTCTCTTAAAGAGAGCCCCCCCTGAACCCTGAAGTAAAGTGATTtattagagagaggagagggcaacATGGAGACCGGCAGactggagaggaaggagatctGAACACCAGAAATGATCAGTGTCAGCTTTACAGTTTACAGGCTTGACTTATTGGTTTGCTGTGTGCTGACATTAGCCGCTGACTTACATATGTGTTAGTATTATTCATGGTATAACATTTCATAGAAATAGCACAAGTGACCACACAGTAACTGACGAAAGTCAAgcacatttttctctttttgagggttttattttgacatgaaaaGGGGATAAGCAAGCAGACCCATGTCAGCTGCAAATCCAACAGATAAGCAGTTTGTTTCTGAAGCTGAGGTCAACAGTATTCTTCTAATCACACATTCTGAGGAACAGGTATAGCGACTTTATTGGTTTTTATGTATCCAACTCAACCTTGAACATATGTCACTTAGTTAAAACTGAGAACAGTGTTCGTATGAACAGTCTTGGTTTCATTTACATAGGAATGTGCAGCTGAAAACAATCCCTAAACAACCCCTGTTCTCGTGAACTCATCCTTGAACCTAGGCTTCGCTGCCAATATAGAGGGTGAGATTTGTTGTGCCAATAGATCCACAATAGAATTGCCTGGCTCATAAAACTCATGAGGACCTTGTGGAACTTGGTGACACTTGACTTTTGTGTGAAGTGAATGTGAGAGATGGGTTTGGACTGGGATCAATATCAACATTTtgttgatgtacagtatatttcatgGTTTTGGTTCTCCATGAATCCCTCTGTGTGTTGAAGCGTAAACTTTAACAACCAAGCCAAGGTCTTTTTCTTTCACATGTGTCTTTCTCCACATCTGCTCCTCTTAGTGGGTCCAAGCTCTCTTCGGGGCCAGCAGACCCCATGCCAGTAGTTTGGCTTATATTGAGCATAAGCATTGCCAGTGAACTCCTCAGAGAAAACATTCTGGGCATGCTTTACACCTTGAAATTGAAACATgatatgatgatttttttttttgctatattTCCGTTCTTTATTCTGAAATTATGTCTCCATCTCTCATCCCCTTcatgcattttcatttatttccatgtCTAGTTTTTCTCAACCACACgtctttcctctaacatccaatcTCAGCACAAGGAATAGTTACATGAGTGAATTGGTAAATGCCTCAACCTGATTCATCAATTAAATGCTGTGAATGGAGCAGATGACAACTAGGGAAAGACCATGTGATAGCTTGTAAAGACAGCTGACAGGAGGGAATAGACTCCAACAAGCAACCCATAGCAGCAGTATCCAAAGCTGGTCTTGGAGTCTTCAAGAATAGTGGTGGAAGATTACTCACAGAAGGATAACACAGTAACAGTTTTTGCCATGGACATGACTATGAATAGAAAGAGCACATTACTAGAAACTGATGAAACAATAGTCATGGGAAAGAAGCTCCACATTTGCCCTTGTGATTGGCACAAAGTAACAACCTTAAAGGGCCTTAAAATACACCAAGGAAGGAAGAGGTGCTTGGTAGATACAGTGCAGGGGAATCTCAGTTCTTAATCTGTGCTTGCATGGCAGAATGTGCAACCTCACCTCTAGCATTTACTCTGCCAGTGAAGGTAATCATTGTGGTATCAAAGTAGGTTGTGGGTGGGGAAAGGCATTCCATTTGTTCATCATAGCATAGACTGTCACTAACAGAGTCTAAAGACACAAGTGTAAGAAGTGTACAGCCTACTGTAGCAGCTGAGAAGAAACTGACCCCTAAAGAAGCAGTTCAGCAAGCTCAATACAAGCAAGCAAGCACTTAGACATATTTATATTAGGAATACTGCAGGGCAGAAAGTGCAACAGGGTCATGTAGGCAGCAACATttagatacagtatatcctgTCAGGATGCAAAGTTAGTCTTGCCTAAGGATGATACTCTTGGTAGGATAATCAAATGTCCCTGGCAGCTGCAATTGGGGCCAAACAAAAAGAGATGAATTCTTTAACTAGTGGGGGAGCACTAGGCACGAAATTGGTTTTGTACGTGAAGGTGAATAAAGCAGGAAAGATTAATTATGAAGTAGGCACAGGGTAGTACAATTAGGAGAACCTAGGGATTGGAAAGTGTGAACAAACACAGGCCAGATAGCACCAGCCAAAAACCCGAACCAGTATTGCAATTCTCAGCAGACGGCTAAGCAGAAATCcggacacacactctttgatgtGTATTTGATGTTTGTCTTTTAGCACAATTTTTTTTGAAGAGTTCCCTACCAAAAGGTAAGTGGTGTGAAATCATGAAATTTGATATTTTGTTACTTAGGTAGGCCTATGTATAAGTATACATAAATATTTAGAAATATAAAGAAAATCAATATGTAGAGGGTATGATTATATTATGCATTATAATTGCATTTTTGCACTATGGCAGAGTCATCAGTTGAGAGTCAATTCACTGCACTGATTCTGCAGTCCACTTTAGAATACATACAATTGGGAGTTGACTTAagtgattattgttttttaccaGAAAGCCTTATTTCTTCCATGATGGCCAAATGGCCCTGATTCAGTATAGTAGTTACACATTTAAGACTGCTTGATGGGAAGTGTCACTCCTGTGTTTTGAATGCAGTGAAAGAGGAAATTTGAAGAGTTCAGTTGAAGAAGTGAGAGTCATATATAGAGAACATATTTGTAGAGTAATTAATGATTCATCACAACATGTATTATAATACATGAGAATAACTGAGTATTAACGGTTCTGAGATGTCCACTGTGTTCACTTTATTGAAAAATAGTGCTGACAAGCTTTTATTGTGGGAAAAAATTCTGTATCTTTTATTCTTGTATTGTtaatttgtattgtattattattattataatcatcattattattattattattattattattgttattattgttaggGCTAGGATTGGTTAACTAATGTTGTTAGGTTAGTGTTTGGTTAACTaattaaaatatgcaaatatagCTCAGATTTGTTTGTCTTAATTCTGCACCACAGAATAACAGTAAAGGATGGAAAGCATGGAATGAGTAGAAACCATAAACtgttaacaaaaaacaaaaaaaaagtagaaactCATCTAAAATGTCTTCCACCACTAGATGTCACTAAAGGAAAAAGAGCTTTTATCCTGTAAAAACTCATCTAAAATGCCTTCTACCACTAGATGTCACTAAAGGACATCAGAGCCTTTAACCTATTGTCCCTTCCAGTCTGACTTCCACCCAAGCAGGCTAATTTGGCCTGGTGGCTGACATTGGTACTGGAGCTAAAATTCTCACCTGGCCCAGAAAGGATTTATCCCATATGgacagggttcccactggtcatggaattcctggaatatcattaaatcattccaggcagggaaagtctgataaattctctggggaagttgGGGAATATCAGAGTCACTTTacagaaatacagcagaatgtatcttccaacttgtttcacacatttattgcattagatgttttttcagcccaactggagtggaaaccagactgttcactcctttagaaaaacaacattaacaaaccaggaaggacgAACATTTTCAGATCTTAGAACCATGctgacttagttatggaaagtcatgttaatgtcaggtgttatcctaaaagtgagaaaatgagaacttgtagcagctctaaggctggatggttagttacTGTAATGCTTCAAACTCATTGCACAGTTCAAAATTGGCTTTGGACATTCTGAAAtgtctatctgtccaccacaaccTCCAGAAACATCATAACAGCTGTCTCTTCTATGTATAAGTC is part of the Centroberyx gerrardi isolate f3 chromosome 24, fCenGer3.hap1.cur.20231027, whole genome shotgun sequence genome and harbors:
- the wnt16 gene encoding protein Wnt-16; amino-acid sequence: MERRNCGVQQICTLTLLLLSLYPLYCRASWMWLGITSAGVPEKLGCANLPLTHKQRDLCKRRPFLLPSIRDGARLGIAECQSQFRDERWNCSTTAAPSVFGYELTSGTKETAFIYAVMAAGLVHAVTRSCSQGNMTECGCDTRLQGTGSPTEGWHWGGCSDHIHYGTWFSRKFIDNGAKNASSARGGYTLLTMNQHNSEAGRQAIDKTMSTDCRCHGVSGSCAVKTCWRTMASFERVGNFLKERYESSVQVLDRSKKKVRRKEKEQRHVPIGKDELIFFSKSPNYCLEDKRWGVSGTRGRRCNRTSQGPDGCNLLCCGRGYNTHVVRHVERCECKFVWCCYVRCRRCESMNDMHTCK